One Thermosphaera aggregans DNA segment encodes these proteins:
- a CDS encoding DNA-binding protein, whose amino-acid sequence MEDYGYSDEELEAIRQRKMMELKKRMEEEQARRAQIEAVMRKLLTPEARERLNNIRLVKPELAEALEQQIIALAQAGRIPVPVTDEFLKKILSELYEHSRRETRITFKRK is encoded by the coding sequence ATGGAGGATTACGGGTACAGCGACGAGGAGTTGGAGGCTATTAGGCAACGGAAGATGATGGAGCTTAAAAAGCGGATGGAGGAAGAGCAGGCCCGTAGGGCTCAGATAGAGGCTGTGATGCGGAAGCTGCTAACTCCTGAGGCTCGTGAAAGACTCAACAATATCAGGCTTGTCAAGCCTGAGCTGGCTGAAGCCCTTGAGCAACAAATAATAGCCCTGGCCCAGGCCGGGCGTATACCTGTTCCCGTTACTGATGAGTTTTTAAAGAAGATTTTATCAGAATTATATGAGCATTCCCGGAGGGAAACACGCATAACGTTTAAGAGGAAGTAG